Proteins found in one Thalassomonas actiniarum genomic segment:
- a CDS encoding KpsF/GutQ family sugar-phosphate isomerase, whose protein sequence is MKNFKQLAKNVLKIEQQAVAELDQYIDDGFETACQLMYHCKGRVIVIGMGKSGHIGGKIAATMASTGTPSFFVHPGEASHGDLGMITSDDVVLCISNSGETSEVLAIIPVIKRIGSKLIAMTGEPLSTLAKLSDTHVCIKVSQEACPLGLAPTSSTTATLVMGDALAVALLNARGFTADDFALSHPGGSLGKRLLLRLGDIMHRDERLPVVTDKAFIKDALVEMSLKGLGMTAVTNKQGELAGLFTDGDLRRILDDKIDIHQDNIASVMTISPTTAHSDMLAAEALKIMEDKKINGLIIVDENNKPVGAMNMHDLLKSGVL, encoded by the coding sequence AGCAATTAGCAAAAAATGTCCTGAAAATTGAGCAGCAAGCCGTAGCTGAACTGGATCAATATATTGACGACGGTTTTGAAACCGCCTGTCAGCTGATGTATCACTGCAAAGGCCGGGTCATTGTTATCGGTATGGGTAAGTCCGGCCATATCGGCGGTAAAATCGCCGCAACGATGGCCAGTACCGGCACCCCGTCCTTTTTTGTTCACCCGGGAGAGGCCAGCCACGGCGACCTGGGCATGATCACCAGCGATGATGTCGTGCTTTGTATTTCCAATTCCGGTGAAACCAGCGAAGTCTTGGCCATAATCCCGGTGATCAAGCGCATCGGCAGCAAGCTTATTGCCATGACCGGCGAGCCCTTGTCTACCCTGGCAAAACTTTCCGACACCCATGTCTGCATCAAGGTCTCCCAGGAAGCCTGCCCGCTGGGACTGGCGCCGACTTCCAGCACCACCGCAACCCTGGTGATGGGCGATGCCCTGGCGGTGGCGCTGTTAAACGCCCGTGGCTTTACCGCAGATGATTTTGCCCTGTCCCACCCCGGCGGCAGTTTAGGCAAACGCCTGTTGCTGCGCCTGGGAGATATTATGCACCGGGATGAACGGCTGCCTGTGGTCACGGATAAAGCTTTTATTAAAGATGCCCTGGTGGAGATGTCCCTGAAAGGGTTAGGCATGACCGCAGTCACCAACAAACAGGGTGAGTTGGCCGGGTTATTTACCGATGGCGATCTTAGACGCATACTTGATGATAAAATCGATATCCATCAGGATAATATCGCCTCGGTGATGACCATATCCCCGACCACCGCCCATAGCGATATGCTGGCGGCAGAAGCCTTGAAGATAATGGAAGACAAAAAAATCAACGGCCTGATCATCGTCGATGAAAATAACAAACCTGTGGGCGCCATGAATATGCATGACTTACTGAAATCGGGAGTGCTCTAA
- the kdsC gene encoding 3-deoxy-manno-octulosonate-8-phosphatase KdsC: MNTLYGQVKKQILDKAAQVKLLVCDVDGVFSDGRIYLGNDGEELKAFHTKDGFGIKALGASGVDIAIITGRRSNIVTQRMQALNVRHIIQGEEDKFPALTALAEQQELNLDEIAYIGDDIPDLACISNVGLGIAVLDAHPSVLNGADYITFTRGGFGAVREVCDLIMLSQGTLAGAKGASV, translated from the coding sequence ATGAATACCTTATATGGTCAGGTAAAAAAGCAAATTCTGGACAAAGCCGCGCAAGTCAAATTACTGGTGTGTGATGTCGACGGGGTATTTTCCGACGGCCGTATCTACCTGGGCAACGACGGCGAAGAACTGAAAGCCTTTCATACCAAAGACGGTTTTGGCATCAAAGCCTTAGGGGCAAGCGGCGTCGATATCGCCATTATCACCGGCAGACGTTCCAATATCGTAACCCAACGCATGCAGGCACTGAATGTCAGGCATATTATCCAGGGAGAAGAAGATAAGTTTCCCGCGTTAACCGCCCTGGCGGAGCAGCAGGAACTGAACCTGGATGAAATTGCCTATATCGGCGACGACATTCCGGATCTGGCCTGCATCTCAAATGTCGGTCTGGGGATCGCAGTCCTTGATGCCCACCCGAGCGTACTTAACGGCGCCGACTATATCACCTTTACCCGCGGCGGTTTTGGCGCGGTACGTGAAGTCTGCGATCTCATCATGTTAAGCCAGGGCACTCTTGCCGGGGCAAAAGGTGCCAGTGTATGA
- the lptC gene encoding LPS export ABC transporter periplasmic protein LptC, producing the protein MSRLSVLALIFFLSSVLLYGVAEWRSSLVEQTDAIDSELIPDFIAEALKSDIYDISGKLSHKIDAQRMEHYASLEFTHFEFPNYTLYPKNESSPWKVSANEATLYNNNRVILENRVRLLATAPESLVKEIHCKYLELDLNTNIISSEQTVVIKGKDFTMHGSGLIIDLNTKQMTLTEHVQTIYEKSSR; encoded by the coding sequence ATGAGCCGATTATCGGTTTTAGCGCTGATCTTTTTTTTATCAAGCGTCTTGCTCTATGGCGTAGCCGAATGGCGCTCGTCCCTGGTGGAACAAACCGATGCCATCGACAGCGAGTTGATCCCGGATTTTATCGCCGAAGCACTGAAAAGCGATATTTACGATATCTCCGGCAAGCTCTCCCATAAAATCGATGCCCAGCGCATGGAGCATTATGCCAGCCTGGAGTTCACCCATTTCGAATTCCCCAACTATACCTTATACCCGAAAAATGAATCCTCGCCCTGGAAAGTCAGTGCAAATGAAGCAACTTTATATAATAACAATAGGGTTATTCTGGAAAATCGGGTACGCTTGTTAGCAACAGCACCAGAAAGTCTGGTAAAAGAGATTCATTGCAAATACTTAGAATTAGATTTGAATACCAACATCATCAGCTCAGAGCAAACGGTAGTGATCAAAGGAAAAGATTTCACTATGCACGGCTCCGGGCTGATAATAGACCTAAACACTAAACAGATGACACTTACTGAACATGTCCAGACCATTTATGAAAAATCTAGCCGCTAG
- the lptA gene encoding lipopolysaccharide transport periplasmic protein LptA: MKNLAASLLLITSVIAVPGVNAAKADFEQRIKIDSDRQAADLKNKIASYLDNVRITQGSLVINADIVQVFGEKDSDVKTYLAKGNPATFEQLLDDGNMINLQADEIKYEPGKNMITISGHALLRQQDSQVSGSRITYNTLTEQLSAESDKNERVTTILEPESKDKDKN, from the coding sequence ATGAAAAATCTAGCCGCTAGTTTGCTGCTGATCACCTCGGTAATCGCCGTGCCGGGCGTTAACGCCGCCAAGGCGGATTTTGAGCAGAGAATAAAAATAGACTCTGACCGCCAGGCCGCCGATTTAAAAAACAAAATCGCCAGCTACCTCGATAATGTCAGAATTACCCAGGGCTCTTTGGTGATCAATGCCGATATCGTCCAGGTATTCGGCGAAAAAGACAGCGACGTGAAAACCTATCTGGCCAAAGGCAACCCGGCCACCTTCGAGCAGTTGCTCGATGACGGCAACATGATCAATTTGCAGGCGGACGAAATCAAATATGAGCCGGGCAAGAATATGATCACTATCTCCGGCCATGCCCTGTTGCGCCAACAGGACAGCCAGGTCAGCGGCAGCAGGATCACCTACAATACCCTGACCGAACAGCTCAGCGCAGAAAGCGATAAAAATGAACGTGTTACCACGATATTAGAACCCGAAAGCAAAGATAAAGACAAAAATTAA
- the lptB gene encoding LPS export ABC transporter ATP-binding protein: MSKATLAAQGLAKAYKGRKVVKNVSLQVSSGQIVGLLGPNGAGKTTSFYMIVGLVANDSGNITLDDEDLTLAPMHERARKGIGYLPQEASIFRKLTVYDNIMAILQTQKQLSGVEREQKLEHLLEEFNIGHIKDNTGMSLSGGERRRVEIARALAADPKFILLDEPFAGVDPISVGDIKKIIIHLKQRGIGILITDHNVRETLDVCEHAYIVSHGELIAQGNADQILANQQVRDVYLGEQFTL; encoded by the coding sequence ATGAGCAAAGCAACCTTAGCCGCACAAGGGCTGGCAAAAGCCTATAAAGGCCGTAAAGTGGTAAAAAATGTCAGCCTGCAGGTCTCTTCCGGGCAAATCGTCGGCTTACTGGGCCCCAACGGCGCAGGCAAAACCACGTCTTTTTATATGATCGTCGGTTTAGTGGCTAACGACAGCGGCAATATCACCCTGGATGACGAAGATCTGACGTTAGCGCCTATGCATGAACGGGCACGCAAAGGCATAGGTTATTTACCACAGGAAGCTTCTATTTTCAGGAAATTAACCGTTTATGACAATATCATGGCGATACTGCAAACCCAGAAACAGCTCAGCGGAGTCGAGCGGGAGCAGAAACTGGAACATTTGCTGGAAGAATTTAATATCGGCCATATCAAGGATAATACCGGTATGAGCCTGTCCGGCGGCGAACGTCGCCGGGTAGAAATAGCCAGAGCACTGGCGGCGGATCCAAAGTTTATTTTGCTTGATGAACCCTTCGCCGGAGTTGACCCTATTTCTGTAGGTGATATAAAGAAGATAATAATACATTTAAAACAGCGCGGCATTGGCATATTAATTACCGATCACAACGTCAGGGAAACCCTGGATGTATGTGAACATGCTTATATCGTCAGCCACGGAGAATTAATCGCACAAGGCAATGCAGATCAAATACTTGCAAATCAGCAGGTAAGAGATGTATACCTAGGAGAGCAATTCACGCTATAG
- a CDS encoding RNA polymerase factor sigma-54 — protein MRPTLQLRIGQQLTMTPQLQQAIKLLQLSTLDLQQEIQEALESNPLLEVEETPVAEKETSSNDLEEAYSATTQSESSANAEQTPSDGSEEAAPTIDEISTTEALEKSDIPDELNMDTTWEESFSAGISGPASSAPSEDFTYQGETTDSIQDHLRWQMDLTPFSPTDEAIATAIIDAIDDSGYLTVSSEDVLESVGGEDVELDEVEAVLKRINMFDPIGVGARSISECLLIQLNQFDKTTPWLEESKLVVRDYIDLLGNRDYRQIMRKTRLKEDQLREVIRLIQSLNPRPGDAIIQGDDQYVIPDVSVEKKNGRWVVELNPDTAPKLSINQQYAALSRTMKSSNDNQFIRSNLQEAKWFIKSLESRNDTLLKVSNCIVQRQQGFFEYGPEAMRPMVLNDIAEAVEMHESTISRVTTQKYMHTPRGIFELKFFFSSHVSTENGGECSSTAIRALIKKIVSAEVPSKPLSDSKIAELLAEQGINVARRTIAKYRESLSIPPSNQRKSLL, from the coding sequence ATGCGCCCTACACTTCAGCTCCGAATCGGACAACAATTAACCATGACGCCTCAGTTGCAGCAGGCGATTAAGCTATTGCAACTGTCAACCCTAGATCTTCAGCAGGAAATTCAGGAAGCACTTGAAAGCAATCCCCTGCTTGAAGTGGAAGAAACCCCGGTAGCAGAAAAAGAGACCTCATCCAATGATCTCGAAGAAGCCTATTCTGCCACGACCCAGAGCGAATCAAGCGCAAACGCAGAGCAAACGCCAAGTGATGGCAGTGAAGAAGCTGCCCCGACCATAGATGAAATCAGCACCACAGAAGCGCTGGAAAAATCAGATATTCCCGATGAACTGAACATGGATACCACCTGGGAAGAAAGCTTCAGCGCCGGTATTTCCGGCCCCGCCAGCAGCGCGCCGTCGGAAGACTTTACCTACCAGGGGGAAACCACAGACTCGATTCAGGATCATTTACGCTGGCAGATGGATTTAACGCCGTTTTCCCCCACGGATGAAGCCATTGCCACCGCCATCATAGATGCCATAGACGACAGTGGCTACCTTACCGTCAGCAGCGAAGATGTGCTGGAAAGCGTCGGTGGTGAAGATGTTGAATTAGACGAAGTCGAAGCGGTATTAAAACGTATTAATATGTTTGACCCTATCGGGGTCGGCGCCCGCTCGATCTCGGAATGCCTGCTGATTCAGTTAAACCAGTTCGATAAAACGACCCCCTGGCTGGAAGAGAGTAAGCTGGTGGTGCGCGATTATATCGATTTACTGGGTAACCGGGATTATCGCCAGATCATGCGTAAAACCCGGTTAAAAGAAGATCAGTTAAGGGAAGTTATCCGCTTAATTCAGTCACTGAATCCACGCCCCGGCGATGCCATCATCCAGGGGGATGACCAATATGTGATCCCGGATGTCTCGGTGGAGAAGAAAAATGGCCGCTGGGTAGTGGAGCTCAATCCCGATACCGCGCCTAAGCTGTCCATTAACCAGCAATACGCGGCTTTGTCCCGTACCATGAAGTCTTCCAATGATAACCAGTTTATCCGCTCAAACCTGCAGGAAGCCAAGTGGTTTATCAAAAGTCTGGAAAGCCGCAACGATACCTTGCTTAAGGTGTCCAACTGTATCGTACAAAGGCAGCAGGGCTTTTTTGAATATGGACCGGAAGCCATGCGTCCCATGGTGTTAAATGATATTGCCGAAGCGGTGGAAATGCATGAATCGACCATTTCCCGGGTCACCACGCAAAAATACATGCATACCCCGAGAGGGATTTTTGAACTGAAATTTTTCTTTTCCAGCCATGTAAGCACAGAAAACGGAGGTGAATGTTCATCAACCGCCATCAGGGCACTGATTAAAAAAATCGTCTCAGCTGAAGTTCCCTCTAAGCCTTTGAGTGACAGCAAAATAGCCGAATTACTGGCTGAACAAGGCATTAATGTCGCCCGGCGCACCATAGCCAAATACCGTGAATCTTTGTCTATTCCGCCGTCGAATCAACGTAAAAGTTTACTTTAA
- the hpf gene encoding ribosome hibernation promoting factor encodes MQINLSGHHVEVTTSLRDYVNTKFAKLERHFDNINNVYVVLTVEKLNQTAEATIHLNGGEVHASSQHDDMYAAIDNLVDKLDRQVLKHKGKMTHH; translated from the coding sequence ATGCAAATTAATCTTTCAGGCCACCATGTAGAAGTTACCACCTCATTACGTGATTATGTTAATACTAAGTTTGCAAAGCTGGAACGACATTTTGACAACATCAACAACGTCTATGTCGTTTTAACCGTTGAAAAATTAAATCAGACAGCGGAGGCCACCATTCATCTCAACGGCGGCGAAGTCCATGCCTCTTCCCAGCACGATGATATGTATGCCGCTATCGATAACCTGGTTGATAAACTCGATCGCCAAGTCTTAAAACACAAAGGTAAAATGACCCATCACTAA
- the ptsN gene encoding PTS IIA-like nitrogen regulatory protein PtsN produces the protein MKLQNILTLDCTVCAVPAGSKKRILEKISAVAAVKMTDFSQFELLESLMNREKMGSTGIGNGIAIPHGRLVNAKHPVAVLLTTQEPIPFDAIDNRPVDIFVALFVPEDCCKDHLSTLQSIAKLFSNKQTTKQVRKCLNDQELFQLVSQMD, from the coding sequence ATGAAGTTGCAAAATATCCTTACCCTGGACTGCACGGTATGTGCAGTCCCCGCTGGCAGTAAAAAGCGCATTTTAGAAAAAATCTCTGCGGTTGCGGCCGTTAAGATGACGGATTTCAGTCAATTTGAATTACTGGAAAGCCTGATGAACAGGGAAAAAATGGGCAGTACCGGCATAGGCAACGGTATCGCCATACCCCATGGCCGCCTGGTCAATGCCAAACATCCGGTCGCGGTGTTGTTGACCACGCAAGAACCCATCCCTTTTGATGCCATAGACAACCGACCGGTTGATATTTTTGTTGCCTTATTTGTCCCGGAAGATTGCTGTAAAGATCATTTAAGCACCTTGCAAAGTATCGCTAAACTGTTCAGTAATAAGCAAACCACCAAACAAGTAAGGAAATGCCTGAATGATCAGGAACTTTTTCAACTTGTCAGCCAAATGGACTAA
- the rapZ gene encoding RNase adapter RapZ, protein MKLIIVSGRSGSGKTVALRVLEDLGYYCVDNIPVNLLPALTHTVINDYENVAVSLDVRNLPDEPGDIAEMIDYLPKSVELNFLYLDANDADLIKRFSETRRLHPLIRRNIPLDQALSLEKKLLEPVSSRADLFIDTSQLSPHQLSDLVRERILGKKSGSMVLVFESFGFKHGIPPDADYVFDARFLPNPFWEKDLKGFTGLEQPVKDFLSSQPLVTKFIWQINSFMLTWLPHLERNNRSYVTIAIGCTGGKHRSVYIAELLANNFRKERDDVQSHHRDIGITAS, encoded by the coding sequence ATGAAACTGATTATCGTCAGTGGCCGTAGCGGTTCGGGAAAAACCGTCGCCCTGCGGGTACTGGAAGATTTAGGCTATTATTGCGTTGATAATATCCCGGTTAACCTGTTGCCGGCCTTAACCCATACCGTGATTAACGACTACGAGAATGTCGCCGTCAGCCTGGATGTCCGCAACCTGCCGGACGAACCCGGCGATATCGCGGAAATGATCGATTACCTGCCAAAATCGGTGGAGCTGAATTTCCTTTATCTCGATGCCAATGACGCCGATTTGATCAAACGTTTTAGCGAAACCCGGCGTTTGCACCCGCTGATCCGCCGCAATATTCCGCTGGATCAGGCCCTGTCGCTGGAGAAAAAATTACTGGAGCCGGTATCGAGCCGGGCCGATTTATTTATCGACACCAGCCAGCTTTCCCCCCATCAGCTGTCAGACTTGGTCAGGGAGCGTATTTTAGGCAAGAAATCCGGCTCTATGGTGCTGGTGTTTGAATCCTTTGGTTTCAAGCACGGCATACCGCCCGATGCCGATTATGTTTTTGATGCCAGGTTTTTACCCAACCCGTTCTGGGAGAAAGATCTCAAAGGTTTTACCGGTTTGGAGCAGCCGGTAAAAGACTTTCTCAGCAGCCAGCCGCTGGTGACAAAATTTATCTGGCAAATCAACAGTTTTATGCTGACCTGGCTGCCTCACTTGGAGCGCAATAACCGCAGCTATGTCACCATTGCCATCGGCTGTACCGGCGGCAAGCATAGATCGGTATACATTGCCGAGCTATTGGCGAATAACTTTCGCAAAGAGCGGGATGATGTGCAGTCCCACCACAGGGATATCGGCATCACAGCAAGCTAA
- a CDS encoding HPr family phosphocarrier protein yields MTVLEKKVTITNKLGLHARAASKLAQLCSEFDAEVTLELEDNQADASSIMALMLLAGGQGKEVTVKTRGSQAKEALQSICQLITDKFDESE; encoded by the coding sequence ATGACGGTATTAGAAAAGAAAGTCACCATCACCAATAAACTCGGCTTACATGCCAGGGCTGCCAGTAAACTGGCACAGTTGTGCAGTGAGTTTGACGCCGAAGTTACTTTAGAGCTTGAAGATAACCAGGCAGATGCCAGCAGCATTATGGCGCTGATGTTGCTTGCCGGCGGCCAGGGAAAAGAAGTCACGGTAAAAACCCGGGGCAGCCAGGCCAAAGAGGCGCTGCAGAGTATTTGCCAACTGATCACGGATAAATTCGACGAATCCGAGTAA
- the mgtE gene encoding magnesium transporter produces MPEISEQEFNQQRLQEVNEALGSGMFVYVRKLLHNLPPYDLALILESSTAKSRPVLWQLIEPDNQGEVLEELSEEVRKGILKSMRPEKVAAVAEGMDVDDLAEVLRTLPDSVYREVLNSMDSQDRARVETALSFDEDTAGGIMNTDTITLRPDVTVDVILRYLRLKGTLPEATDSFYVVDRHDRFIGAVSLSALVTAKTETVVSNLIDAEIEAVPADMPETDVAQLFERHDWLSAPVVDENGRLLGRITIDDVIDIIREDAEHSMMSMAGLDDEADTFAPVIKSTSQRSIWLGVNLITALFAVAVSSQFEELLSILPILAILNSLVPSMGGVAGNQTLTLVIRGIALGHVGDSNARSLLYKELAVGFLNGVIWAFLIASFVALWKQDLMLGGVIAFAMLMNLTVAGIAGVVIPLLLKKLSIDPALAGSVILTTITDVVGIFAFLGTATLLLQ; encoded by the coding sequence ATGCCGGAAATTTCAGAGCAAGAATTTAACCAGCAACGGCTACAAGAAGTCAATGAGGCCCTTGGCAGTGGTATGTTCGTCTATGTGCGTAAATTACTGCACAACCTGCCTCCCTATGATTTAGCGCTGATTTTAGAGTCTTCCACCGCCAAAAGCCGCCCGGTATTATGGCAGCTGATCGAACCCGACAATCAGGGGGAAGTCCTTGAAGAACTGAGTGAGGAAGTACGTAAGGGCATACTCAAAAGCATGCGCCCGGAAAAAGTCGCCGCCGTTGCCGAAGGTATGGATGTCGATGATCTGGCAGAAGTTTTACGCACCCTGCCCGACAGCGTTTACCGGGAAGTACTCAACTCGATGGACTCCCAGGACAGGGCCAGGGTAGAAACCGCGTTATCTTTTGACGAAGATACCGCCGGCGGTATTATGAATACCGATACCATCACCTTACGCCCCGATGTCACCGTTGATGTGATCTTACGTTACCTGCGTTTAAAAGGCACCTTGCCGGAAGCCACCGATTCCTTTTATGTCGTCGATCGCCATGACAGGTTTATCGGCGCCGTTTCCCTCTCGGCCCTGGTCACCGCCAAAACCGAAACTGTGGTTTCTAACCTGATCGACGCCGAAATAGAAGCTGTTCCCGCCGATATGCCGGAAACCGATGTTGCCCAGCTGTTCGAGCGCCACGACTGGTTATCGGCCCCTGTGGTGGATGAAAACGGCCGCCTGCTCGGCCGGATCACCATAGACGATGTGATTGATATTATCCGTGAAGATGCCGAGCACTCTATGATGAGTATGGCGGGTTTGGACGATGAAGCCGATACCTTTGCCCCGGTCATTAAAAGTACCAGCCAGCGCTCTATCTGGCTCGGGGTAAACTTAATCACCGCCCTTTTTGCCGTCGCCGTCAGCAGCCAGTTTGAAGAGCTATTGAGCATCTTGCCTATCCTGGCGATACTCAACTCCCTGGTCCCCAGTATGGGAGGGGTCGCGGGCAACCAAACCCTGACCCTGGTGATCCGCGGTATTGCCCTGGGACATGTCGGTGACAGCAACGCCCGCTCATTATTGTACAAGGAACTGGCGGTCGGCTTTTTAAACGGAGTTATTTGGGCCTTTCTTATCGCCAGCTTTGTTGCCCTGTGGAAACAGGATTTAATGCTCGGCGGCGTGATTGCCTTTGCCATGTTGATGAATTTAACCGTGGCCGGTATCGCCGGGGTGGTGATCCCGCTGCTGTTGAAAAAGCTTTCCATAGATCCGGCACTGGCGGGCAGCGTGATCCTGACCACAATCACAGATGTCGTTGGTATTTTTGCCTTCCTGGGCACCGCGACCTTATTGTTGCAATAA
- the pmbA gene encoding metalloprotease PmbA has product MSESNSLLEQVDQVKTRVAKVLELAKSLGADGAEVAMSRQQGLSVSTRLGDVENVEFTNDGALGITVYQDGRKGSASTADLSEAALAKSVQAAVDIAKYTSVDDCAGLADKELLAMDPLDLDLYHPHEMSTDQAIAIAKECEDAGLGFDKRITNSDGATLASFEGFKVYGNSHGQLVGYPSSRHSLSCVMIASDGDDMQRDYAYTVNRDFAGLVDGKTIGEQASEEVLSRLNSHKLSTAKVPVMFRADIANTIFGHFIAANSGGNLYRKSSFLVDALGQEIFPEFLSIHERPHLAKALASSPFDSEGVKTTDRDIIVNGQLQSYLLTSYSARKLGLSTTGHAGGIHNWLVTANGGDFDAMLKQLGTGLLVTELMGQGVNVVNGDYSRGAAGFWVENGKIAYPVSEITIAGNLKDMFKGLVAVGSDTDMKGSIRTGSLLIDEMQVAGN; this is encoded by the coding sequence ATGAGCGAATCAAACAGTCTTCTTGAACAAGTAGATCAGGTAAAAACACGTGTAGCTAAAGTGCTCGAACTCGCCAAGTCTTTAGGGGCTGACGGCGCCGAGGTTGCCATGAGCCGTCAGCAGGGATTAAGTGTCAGTACCCGCCTTGGCGATGTTGAAAATGTCGAGTTTACCAATGACGGCGCTCTGGGGATCACGGTTTATCAGGACGGACGTAAAGGCAGTGCTTCAACCGCAGATTTATCCGAAGCTGCCCTGGCGAAATCGGTTCAGGCGGCGGTGGATATTGCTAAATATACTTCGGTAGATGATTGTGCCGGTCTGGCGGATAAAGAGCTGCTGGCGATGGACCCTCTTGATCTGGACTTATATCATCCCCATGAGATGAGCACAGATCAGGCGATTGCCATCGCCAAAGAATGTGAAGATGCCGGCCTCGGCTTTGATAAGCGCATTACCAACTCTGACGGCGCGACCTTGGCAAGTTTTGAAGGCTTTAAGGTCTATGGTAACAGTCACGGCCAGCTGGTGGGGTATCCCAGTAGCCGCCATAGCCTCAGTTGCGTGATGATCGCCAGTGACGGCGATGATATGCAGCGGGATTATGCCTATACCGTCAACCGTGACTTTGCAGGCCTGGTTGACGGTAAAACCATAGGCGAACAGGCCTCAGAAGAAGTCTTGTCACGGCTGAACAGCCATAAGCTGTCAACGGCTAAAGTGCCGGTCATGTTCCGGGCGGATATTGCCAATACCATTTTTGGCCACTTTATTGCTGCCAACAGCGGCGGTAATTTATACCGAAAATCTTCATTTTTGGTTGATGCCTTAGGGCAGGAAATATTTCCTGAATTTTTATCTATCCATGAGCGTCCGCATCTGGCCAAGGCTCTGGCGAGCAGCCCTTTCGACAGCGAAGGGGTGAAAACCACAGACAGGGATATCATAGTTAACGGTCAGCTGCAAAGTTACCTGTTGACCAGTTATTCCGCCAGGAAATTAGGTTTAAGTACCACAGGCCATGCCGGCGGCATCCATAACTGGCTGGTCACGGCTAACGGCGGCGATTTCGATGCTATGCTGAAACAGTTGGGCACAGGTTTGCTGGTGACCGAATTGATGGGGCAGGGGGTGAACGTGGTCAACGGTGATTATTCCCGCGGCGCTGCCGGCTTCTGGGTAGAAAACGGCAAAATAGCCTACCCGGTATCGGAAATCACCATAGCCGGTAATTTAAAAGATATGTTTAAAGGCCTGGTGGCGGTCGGCAGTGATACCGATATGAAAGGCAGCATACGCACAGGTTCATTATTGATTGATGAAATGCAGGTTGCCGGTAATTAA
- the yjgA gene encoding ribosome biogenesis factor YjgA, which yields MHHSSHDIDELDEDLKSKSEIKREMHQLQEFALQLVKMSKHQRSRLPLTESLQEAMVLADKIQNKHEALSRHIRYIAKVLSETDLAPIHQAMDVMANKHQQETAKFVRLEQLRDELIEQGADAIEALLAEYPGLERQKLRQLVRHAAKEKAAEKTGKHYKNLFSYLKENAQG from the coding sequence ATGCACCACTCTTCACACGATATCGACGAATTAGATGAAGATCTGAAAAGTAAATCTGAAATAAAAAGAGAAATGCACCAGTTGCAGGAATTTGCCCTGCAATTGGTAAAGATGTCCAAGCATCAGCGCAGCCGCTTGCCGCTCACGGAGAGCTTACAGGAAGCCATGGTGCTTGCGGATAAAATTCAGAATAAACACGAAGCTTTAAGCCGTCATATCCGCTATATTGCCAAGGTATTGTCGGAAACCGACCTGGCCCCTATCCACCAGGCCATGGATGTGATGGCCAACAAACATCAGCAGGAAACCGCCAAATTTGTCCGCCTGGAACAGCTCAGGGATGAATTAATTGAACAAGGGGCAGATGCCATTGAAGCCCTGCTGGCAGAATACCCGGGGCTGGAACGGCAAAAATTACGCCAGCTGGTCCGCCATGCCGCCAAAGAAAAGGCCGCCGAGAAAACCGGCAAGCATTATAAAAACCTGTTCAGCTATTTAAAAGAAAACGCTCAAGGTTAA